The stretch of DNA ATAAAGCCAAAAAAATCGATCAACTATTATCAACGAAACCAGGTTTAAGTAATATCCCACTTTATGAAGGAGAAGAATATACGGTAAAAGAATTATACGATTCGATGATGATCGTATCTGCCAATGCATCAAGTAGAGCACTTGGTGAGATTGTCGGGAAAACGGATAAACACTTTGTTGAAATGATGAATCAAAAGGCAAAAGAATTGAAATTAACTCGTTCTTACTTTGTCAATACATCGGGACTGAATAATACCGATCTTGCCCCTTATATCGTCGAAGGGACAAACCCAACAGATGAAAACCATATGTCTAGCCATGATCTGGCCATCCTTGCTTACCGTATCGCTCATGATTTTCCAAATCAACTTTCCGCAGAACAAATCGAAAAGAAACCCTTTCACGTAACAGAAACGATCGTCGTTGAAATGATCAATACAAATCAGATGCTTCCGAACGGGAAATACGCCTACGACGGAATCATCGGAATGAAAACCGGAACGAACGAAGCGGCAGGATATGGCTTTACCTCCCTAGCTAAGCGAGATTCACGCACCTTTATTACGGTGATTATCGACGGGAAAAATAAAGAAAATCAAGGGACTTCAAAGGCTCGATTTGCCCAAACAAAGAAGCTTCTCGATTATGGATTCCACGAATGGCATTACGAAAAACTTTCACCTGTTGATTTTCTACCCGAGAAAAAACGAACCGTTACAGTTGAAAAAGGAAAGCAAGATGCAACCACTCTTTCAGCCAAAAGAAAGAAAATTTTAGTGTTAAAGAATGAACCTATGAAAGCAAAAGCGGAACTGGCATTGACTCCATCCAAATGGACAGAACAACAAAAACTCAAAGCTCCAGTCGAAAAAGGCGAAAAAGTTGGAAAGGTCCAGCTAGTTGGAGACACCTTTGACTATTTAACACCTGAGTTAGAGAAAGCCGCGGTTCAAGATGTATATGTAAAAGAAGAAATAAAAAAAGAAAACTGGTTTGTCTTACTCTTCAAAAAGATGTTTTCTTAAAGTCTAAAACGCCTAGAGCTTTTCCTATCTAGGTGTTCTTTTTTATTTTTAATTCCTCCCTTATGTTACAACCATCTCCTACCTTTTTCCCAACCCTCATTATCATCGATGGTCAAATACTACAACATAATTTACACTACTTAAAAAAATGATGAACGGCTTGAAATGCAGTTAATGGCTCATAATTTGCGAAAAGATGAAATAAATCGGATTTCATTGGCAACCTATACTCAACAAGGACATCTGGCGGTTGACTTTTTCTTCATAAAAAAACAAGGCCCATCCTTTTACAAACCAGGCTTTGCCCCATAACAAAACAAGCTGTCCCGATAAGTGTTTGAAGGTGAAAACACTTATTAAGACAGCTCTGTAGCTTTTGCTTTAATACCTCATTGTTCTTTAAACTGCGGTTCCTGCGATTGAATATATTGATATCGTGCATTTAAATTATCTAAAATTTGCTGTTGCTGCTTCGCTAAATTTTGAAACATTTGCTTTGCAGCTTGATCCTCTGTTTCCAAAGAAAAAGTTGTTAAGTTTGACAACACTCCTTGGCAATTCGCAATCGTCTGTTGCATTTGTGTAGCAACCGTCATATCCCATTCACCTCCATCTCCTTACTAGATTGAGGTAAAAAAGAGATTCTTATGATTTCCATTTTATTCATTTAAGATTACTTCCAATAGAATCATTTACTACCCCAGGAATAATGAATGGCAATGTCACAATTTAAGTAAAAATTCAATATATATAAAAGGATTTACAAGATCGTCATGAAAAGCCATCCCTAAATTATAGTTTACATAATATAATTATCGATTATTCTCAAATAATGAATGATGCGTATGGGGGAATTTCAATAAAAGAGAGAGAAAAAAGATGCCTCCTAATAGAGAGACATCTTTTGAATACTTACAATAATTCATCTACTGAAGAGTAATTATAGCCAAGGTCTTTTGCAACAGCTTCGTAAGTTACTTGACCTTTATAAGTATTGACACCCAGTTTTAATGGTTGGTTTTCTTGAATGGCTTTTACGAATCCTTTATTAGCTATTTGTAGAGCATAAGGAATCGTAACATTTGTTAATGCCATTGTAGATGTACGTGGAACCGCACCTGGCATATTCGCCACTGCATAGTGAATCACACCATGTTTTTCATATGTTGGATCATCGTGAGTCGTTACATGATCAACCGTTTCGAAAATTCCTCCTTGGTCAACTGCAACGTCTACAACAACAGAACCTGGTGACATTTGTTTAACCATTTCTTCTGTTACTAGTTTTGGAGCTTTTGCACCTGGAATAAGTACAGCACCAATAACTAGGTCAGATTGTTTAACAGCTTCTTCGATATTATGAGGATTCGACATTAACGTTTGGATTCTGTTTCCAAAAATATCTTCTAATTGACGAAGACGTTCCGCATTTAAATCAATAATCGTTACATCTGCTCCTAATCCCATAGCAATTTTCGCAGCGTTTGTACCAACCATCCCACCGCCTACTACGGTCACTTTACTACGTTGAACACCTGGGACTCCGCCAAGTAGAACCCCTTTACCTCCGTAGTTCTTTTCTAAAAATTGCGCACCAATTTGAGCAGCCATACGTCCCGCTACTTCACTCATTGGAGATAATAGTGGCAATGTACGGTTTACGGAAACAGTCTCATACGCGATAGCTGTTACTTCTTTCTCTACTAATGCTTTCGTTAATTCTGGCTCAGCTGCTAAATGTAAGTATGTAAAAAGCAACAGATCTTTTCGGAAATATGGATATTCAGAAGCAATTGGTTCCTTTACTTTCAATATCATATCAGCTTGTCCCCAAACGTCTGAAGCGCTTTCAATCAATTTAGCACCAGCTTGTGTATATTCTTCATCAGTAAAACCGCTACCAAGTCCAGCAGTCGCTTCTATTAATACTTGATGACCAGCTTGTGTAAGATTCACAACCCCTGCAGGCGTAATAGCCACACGGTTTTCATTATTTTTAATTTCTTTAGGTACACCGATAATCATATTTACATCCCCCTAAGAATTAATTACTCTATAATAATATGACAATTTTACGAAATTTTCATTATGTAATTTTCAAAAAAACAAGCGAGATATTTGTGAAATTTCACAAATCGCTCAATTCCATACGAGACATCAGCAAATGAAGATATAGATTCATTTTCTGGTTCGGGTCTTTTAAATTGAAATCCGCAATTTCAGAAATTCTCTTTAAACGATATGATAGAGTATTTATGTGAATATGTAAAATTTTTGCAGCATCATTTACATTGCTATCACATTGTAGAAATACTTCAATCGTTTTTAATAAATTCGTTCGATGTTGTTCATCATATTGTGTTAATTTTTCTAAAATCAAATTGCGATCATGATGCTTCTTTTTATTTTCATATAAGGTTTGAATAAACTGAAAGACTCCTAAATGATCATAGGAGACCATTTTTTCACATTCATGAGGAAAGAGCTGTTTCATTTGCAAGACATATAAAGCCTCTTGAAAGCTTTGATGAATATCAGAAGGCTTTGTATATAGACCTCCTACTGCCCCTGTGACATGAGACATCGATTGGAGTCTCTCCCCCATTTTATTAGTGAAATGGGAAATAAAGGAATCGATCTGCTTTTGTTGATCCATTGTAGGAAGTTTCGTAAGTAGGATCAATTGATTCGATTCAAATGTCCGACAGAGAACCGGAATCTTTTGAATATTATCGATTAAATAATTGGCTTGACTTTCAATAGATGGGTCTAGCTTATCTTGAAATTCAAAAACAATGACAGCTAATACACCATCAAAATTCAGATCAAAATGCCGGCATTCTTTCTCCATATCCTTCCATTTTGTTATATGACCTGTCAGCAATTTCCAGAAAAATTCTTGATAATTTTCATCATTTTCTCTTTGATTTTTCTGGTGCTTCATTAACACTTGTTTGACTACTTTTGCGGACTCTTTTAATATATCCATTTTTTCACTCGAAAACGTTGTCGTCGCATGCGCCCAAATAAACCCCAATACTTCTTTGTTTTTCCAAACAGAAATCGCTACCCTTTCTCCTAATCCGACATTTTCAATTTTCGGTATGACGACAGGCTCCCC from Oikeobacillus pervagus encodes:
- a CDS encoding D-alanyl-D-alanine carboxypeptidase family protein; this translates as MKWMKHIMILILLSTSFIVIPQTSEASSHLDVQARSAILVDANSGRILYGKNINDSLPVASMSKMMTQYLVLENIQKGTISWDTVYKAKKIDQLLSTKPGLSNIPLYEGEEYTVKELYDSMMIVSANASSRALGEIVGKTDKHFVEMMNQKAKELKLTRSYFVNTSGLNNTDLAPYIVEGTNPTDENHMSSHDLAILAYRIAHDFPNQLSAEQIEKKPFHVTETIVVEMINTNQMLPNGKYAYDGIIGMKTGTNEAAGYGFTSLAKRDSRTFITVIIDGKNKENQGTSKARFAQTKKLLDYGFHEWHYEKLSPVDFLPEKKRTVTVEKGKQDATTLSAKRKKILVLKNEPMKAKAELALTPSKWTEQQKLKAPVEKGEKVGKVQLVGDTFDYLTPELEKAAVQDVYVKEEIKKENWFVLLFKKMFS
- a CDS encoding DUF1657 domain-containing protein codes for the protein MTVATQMQQTIANCQGVLSNLTTFSLETEDQAAKQMFQNLAKQQQQILDNLNARYQYIQSQEPQFKEQ
- the ald gene encoding alanine dehydrogenase, with amino-acid sequence MIIGVPKEIKNNENRVAITPAGVVNLTQAGHQVLIEATAGLGSGFTDEEYTQAGAKLIESASDVWGQADMILKVKEPIASEYPYFRKDLLLFTYLHLAAEPELTKALVEKEVTAIAYETVSVNRTLPLLSPMSEVAGRMAAQIGAQFLEKNYGGKGVLLGGVPGVQRSKVTVVGGGMVGTNAAKIAMGLGADVTIIDLNAERLRQLEDIFGNRIQTLMSNPHNIEEAVKQSDLVIGAVLIPGAKAPKLVTEEMVKQMSPGSVVVDVAVDQGGIFETVDHVTTHDDPTYEKHGVIHYAVANMPGAVPRTSTMALTNVTIPYALQIANKGFVKAIQENQPLKLGVNTYKGQVTYEAVAKDLGYNYSSVDELL
- a CDS encoding PucR family transcriptional regulator, which produces MIQDKANRFFTDHSASIDILADRISEKLECPITIEDANHRIIAYSRHEGEVDPVRIATIMRRRVPEQVINSLWKVGAIPKLFESGEPVVIPKIENVGLGERVAISVWKNKEVLGFIWAHATTTFSSEKMDILKESAKVVKQVLMKHQKNQRENDENYQEFFWKLLTGHITKWKDMEKECRHFDLNFDGVLAVIVFEFQDKLDPSIESQANYLIDNIQKIPVLCRTFESNQLILLTKLPTMDQQKQIDSFISHFTNKMGERLQSMSHVTGAVGGLYTKPSDIHQSFQEALYVLQMKQLFPHECEKMVSYDHLGVFQFIQTLYENKKKHHDRNLILEKLTQYDEQHRTNLLKTIEVFLQCDSNVNDAAKILHIHINTLSYRLKRISEIADFNLKDPNQKMNLYLHLLMSRMELSDL